Proteins encoded together in one Diabrotica undecimpunctata isolate CICGRU chromosome 3, icDiaUnde3, whole genome shotgun sequence window:
- the LOC140436254 gene encoding inducible metalloproteinase inhibitor protein-like isoform X1, with protein MKSVIVYIIVQVTYISSAWLPLPEKGCPANQTFMCGNLCKPIPTCHNKNPKNTVPCTEPCQCNCDVQRGYVRNEINNRCIKKSDCPVLRCPPNEHEGCAPCPCWEPTCQDRNPECPNRGVCAPICIPKCRCNESYIRSNSTGHCIPIDQCPY; from the exons ATGAAATCTGTTATAGTGTATATTATTGTTCAAGTAACTTATATATCATCAGCTTGGCTACCATTACCGGAAA AAGGATGTCCCGCAAATCAAACCTTTATGTGCGGTAATCTTTGTAAGCCTATACCCACTTGCCACAACAAAAATCCGAAGAATACTGTTCCATGTACGGAACCCTGTCAATGCAATTGCGATGTACAACGTGGATATGTAAGAAACGAAATCAATAATCGTTGTATCAAAAAATCAGATTGCCCAG ttttaagatGTCCACCAAACGAACATGAAGGATGTGCTCCGTGTCCTTGTTGGGAACCAACTTGCCAAGATAGAAATCCAGAATGTCCGAATAGAGGAGTCTGTGCACCGATTTGTATTCCAAAATGTAGATGCAATGAATCGTACATTAGAAGTAACTCAACTGGACATTGCATACCAATTGATCAATGCCCTTATTAA
- the LOC140436254 gene encoding inducible metalloproteinase inhibitor protein-like isoform X2 has translation MLFREAIDGLREEGCPANQTFMCGNLCKPIPTCHNKNPKNTVPCTEPCQCNCDVQRGYVRNEINNRCIKKSDCPVLRCPPNEHEGCAPCPCWEPTCQDRNPECPNRGVCAPICIPKCRCNESYIRSNSTGHCIPIDQCPY, from the exons atgctgttcagggaagctattgatggtttaagagaag AAGGATGTCCCGCAAATCAAACCTTTATGTGCGGTAATCTTTGTAAGCCTATACCCACTTGCCACAACAAAAATCCGAAGAATACTGTTCCATGTACGGAACCCTGTCAATGCAATTGCGATGTACAACGTGGATATGTAAGAAACGAAATCAATAATCGTTGTATCAAAAAATCAGATTGCCCAG ttttaagatGTCCACCAAACGAACATGAAGGATGTGCTCCGTGTCCTTGTTGGGAACCAACTTGCCAAGATAGAAATCCAGAATGTCCGAATAGAGGAGTCTGTGCACCGATTTGTATTCCAAAATGTAGATGCAATGAATCGTACATTAGAAGTAACTCAACTGGACATTGCATACCAATTGATCAATGCCCTTATTAA